The Constrictibacter sp. MBR-5 DNA window CCGCACCGCTGGTCGCCGCGGCGGCGCTGCACATCCGCTCGGCCGAGTTCTTCTGGATCGTCGTCTTCGCCATGAGCACGGTCGGCGCCATCGGCGGCGGTTCGGTCACCAAGGGCCTGATCGCCGCGGTCCTGGGCCTGATCCTGGGCGCCGTCGGCACGCATCCGTTCACCGGCTCGCTGCGCTTCACCTTCGACCTGCCGGCGCTCTACGAGGGCTTCCCGGTCATCGTCGGCATCGTCGGCCTCTTCTCGATCAGCCAGGTCCTCTATCTCTGCCACGGCCGCGGCATGGACAAGCAGATCGACATTCCGACGATCGGCTCGCTCTGGCCCGGCTGGGCGCAGATCATGAAGGTCAAGGCGACCTACATCCGCTCGGCCGTCATCGGCACGTTCGTCGGGCTGCTGCCCGGGGCGGGCGCGGACATCGCCTCCTTCATCGGCCGCAACGAGGCGCAGCGCTTCTCGAAGAACCCGGAGGAATACGGCAAGGGGTCCTACGAGGGCGTCGTCGGCGCCGAGGCGGCGAACAACGCCGTCGTCGGCGGCAGCCTCGTGCCGGCCCTGACGCTGGGCATTCCGGGCAACGCGGTCAGCACGGCGCTGATGGGCGGCCTGCTGATCCACGGCCTGCTGCCGGGCCCGCGGCTGTTCACCGAGCAGGCGGGGATCATCTACCCGTTCATCCTGAGCCTGTTCGCCGCCAACCTGTTCTTCGCGCTCGCGGCCTTCGGCGGGCTGAAGTACTTGGCGAAGGTGGTGCTGATCCCGCAGGGCGTGCTGGCCGCGTCGGTCGCCGTGCTCTCGTTCCTGGGCGCCTACGCCTACCGGAACATGATGGAGGACGTCTGGCTGATGCTCTTCCTGGGCGTCGTCGGCTACGTCCTGCGCCGCACCGGCTTCCCGCTGGCGCCGATCATCCTGGGCATCATCCTGGGGCCGCTCGCCGAGAGCAACCTGGAGCGGGTGATGACCATCGCCAACGCGCGGGGCATGTCGGCGATGCAGTATTTCATGAGCAACACGATCACCGTGGTGTTCATGGTGCTGACCGTCGCGGCACTGATCTACTCCGTGGTGCGGGAGATCCGCCACCATCGGTCCGGCAAGACGATGCTGACAGAGGAGTAATGCGGCGAGAGTCGCAGGCGGAAGGGGCGAACCCTTCCGTCGGTACCTCGTTTGCGCCGCGGGGGCCGACGAGGATTTTCCGATGGGACCGCTTCTCCATTTCCGCGGCTGTGCCGGCGGCGCGTGGCGCCTGTCCGCGACGCTGACGAGCGACCACGAGCCGCCGCCGCTGCTGACCGGCGACGGCGGGCGGGCCGCCCCCGCACGCCTGACCGACGAGCCCGGCGAAGCGGTCTGGCGTTACGACTTCGCCCTGGCCATGGGCCCGGAGCCGCGCGAGGCGACCTATGCGATCGGCGAGCGGTCCTGGCGGGTCGCGGTGCCCGCGATCGGCGGCGAACTGAGGGTCGCCTTCACCGCCTGCAACGGCGACGAGACCGAGGAAGGCGCGTGGACGACCGGACGTAACGAGCGCTGGACGCATCTGCACAGGCGCAACGAACGGGCGCCCTTCCATCTGCTGATCCAGGGCGGCGACCAGATCTATGCCGACGGCATGTGGCGGCGCATCCCGGCGCTGGCGCGGTGGAAGCGCCTGTCCCGGCGGTGGCAGGCGGAGACGCCGTACGGCGAGAGCCTGGACCGGGCGGTTCGCGCCGACTACCGGAAGATCTACACCACCGTCTTCGGCTATGCCGAGGTCGACGCCGTCACGGCGCGCGTCCCCTCGATCATGATGTGGGACGACCACGAGATCCTCGACGGCTGGGGCAGCCACCCGCCCGAACGCCAGGAATCGCCGGTCTATCGCGGGGTTTTCGCCGCGGCACGCGAGGCGTTTGCGCTGTTCCAGCTCGGCGCCCGTCCGGACGCGCTGCCCGACGGCTTCCTGCGCCGCGACGGCCGGCATTTCGGCAGCGCCTGGCGGATCGGCGACGTCGGGCTGATCGTCCCCGACCTGCGCAGCGTGCGCACCCAGCGCCGGATCATGGACGATGTCGCCTGGGCCGATTTCCGGGCGGGGCTGGACCGGCTGGAGGGCTGCCGCCAGCTGCTGATCGTCTCGACGGTGCCGACGCTCAACGTCGACCTCTCGGCGATCGAGAGGGTCCTCATGGCGACGCCCGGCTACCAGTCCTACCAGGACGACCTGCGCGACCAGTGGCAGAGCCGGACGCACCGCAAGGAGTGGATGCGCTTCCTCGACGCGCTGCTGGATTTCGGCGAGCGCAACGATGCGACGGTCCTCTCCCTGTCGGGCGAGATCCACATCGGCTGCTACGGGAGGGCGCGGCGCGGCCGGGCGATGCTGCACCAGATGACCTCGTCCGGCATCGTCCACCCGCCGTCGCCGGGGCCGCTGGTCGCCTTCCTGAACTGGTGGGCACGCAAGACGAAGCGCCTGCCCAACGGCGCCGAGATGGAGATCCCGCCCTTCTTCAACGGCAGCCGCTATCTCGCGCGGCGCAACTGGCTGGAGCTGACCCTGCCGCCGGGCGGCGGCACGCAGGCGGTCTGGCATGCCGAGGGCGGCGGACACCATCCGCTGGAGATCGATGCGCCGGCCGCCCGCTGACGGCTCACGGCATCTTGCGGTAGTAGTGCCAGAGCAGGATCGCGGCGACGCTGCGCCAGGGCCGCCAGGCTTCGGCCAGCGCGTCCATCTCGGCGAAGGTCGGGCGCGACGGCAGGTTCTTGATCTTCTGCGCGGCGACGGCGAGGGCCAAGTCCTGCGCCGGCCAGACGTCCGGCCGGCCGAGCGCGAACAGCAGGTAGACCTCCGCCGTCCAGCGGCCGATCCCCTTCAGACGGACCAGTTCCGCCAGCGCCGCGTCGTCCGGCAGGTCCGCCAGCGCATCCAGGTCGCAGGCGCCGGACGCGACCGCCTCGGCGAGGCCGCGCGCGTAGGCCAGCTTCGGGCGGCTGAAACCCAGGCCGCGGACCGCCTCCTCGTCGAGGGCGAGGAAGCCCTCGGCGCTCACCGGGTGCAAGGCGGCCTCGAGCCGTGCCCAGATCGCCCGAGCCGAGGCCGCGGACACCTGCTGCGCCACGATCGCCCGCAGCAGCGTCGGGAACCCCGGCTCGCGCAGTTCGAAGGCGGGCTCGCCCGCCTCGGCGGCGGCGCGGCCCATGTCGGGATCGGCGGCGGACAGCGCCGCCAGCCCCTCGCGCCACAGGCGGACGGCGTCGCCGCGTGCGGGATTGACGTGGGCGGAGGCGGTGGAAGCGGTCATGCTCCGACGATGACACGGCGTTGCCGGTCATGCCAGAAACCGCTCAGATGCGCCCACGCAAAGAGGAGATGTCCATGAGCGAACCGAGCGCCACCGACCCGCATCCGCGCAAGCGCGTCGCCGTCGGCGACACCGAGATGACCTATGTCGACGTGGGCGAAGGCCGGAACGTCGTGTTCCTGCACGGCAATCCGACCTCGTCCTTCCTGTGGCGCAACGTGATCGCGCGCGTCGCGGGCAGTGCGCGCTGCCTGGCGCCCGACCTGGTCGGCATGGGCGCGTCGGGGCCGTCGAAGCGGGGCTACGCCTTCGCCGACCATGCCCATTATCTGGACGCCTGGTTCGACGCGCTGAAGCTCGACGGCGTCGTGCTGGTGGCGCACGACTGGGGCGGCGCGCTGGGTTTCGACTGGGCGCGGCGGCATCCCGAGCGGGTCGCCGGCGTCGCCTACATGGAGACGATCGTCCGGCCGCTGACCTGGGACGAGTGGCCGGAGAACGCGCGGGCTGTGTTCCAGGGCATGCGCTCGCCGGCGGGCGAGGCGATGGTCCTGGAGAAGAACGTCTTCGTCGAGCGCATCCTGCCGGCCAGCATCCTGCGCAAGCTGGCACCCGAGGAGATGGAGGCCTACCGAGCGCCCTTCCGCGAGGCGGGCGAGGTGCGGCGGCCGACGCTGACGTGGCCGCGGCAGATCCCGATCGAGGGCGAGCCGCCGGAGGTGGTGGAGACGGCCGAGGCCTATGCCGCCTTCATGGCGCAGTCGCCGATGCCGAAGCTGTTCGTCAATGCCGAGCCCGGCTCGATCCTGACGGGGGCGCAGCGCGACTTCTGCCGGACCTGGCCGAACCAGCGCGAGGTGACGGTGGCCGGGTCGCACTTCATCCAGGAGGATTCGCCCGCCGAGATCGGCGACGCGGTGGCGGCCTTCGTTGCCGGACTCGGCCGCTAACCACGGGCCGGACAGCGATCGGCCCCGCGTGGGGAGCGCGGGGCCGAAAGGCAGGCAGGGCGCCCGCGGCGACCGCGCGGGAGGCGGCCGATGCGAGCATACGCCCGCATCGTGTCGGCCGTCGGTCGATCCGATGACAATCCCGGGACGGGTTACGGTCGCCCTTTACCGCGAAGCGCACGAGGCCGACACTCGCCGTGCGCAACCTCCGGATGTCCGACAGCCGTGCCGATCTCCCGACGCCTGTTCATCGCCCTGACCGGTGCCGCGGGCGCGCTCGTCGGGACCGCCGCCGGTGCTCGCGGCACGGAACGCGACGCCACCGCAGCCGTCGAAACCGTCGAGGCGCTCCGCGCGGTGCCGCCGGGCGCGCGACGCGACGGCGCGGTGCGCCACGCGCTCGGCCGGCAGGTCCGCGGCGACGGCGGCGGCGGCGTCTTCTGGTGGGACGCGGCGGCCGCCGAGGCCGAGGACGGCGGCACCGTCTTCGCGCCGGTGGACGGCGGGACCGGACGGTGGCGGCGGCTGATCGACGGCGATTGGCAGGCCGCGTGGTTCGGCGTCCGGGCGGACGGCGTGACGGACGACGGTCCGGCCCTGACCCGTGCAATCGACGCGGCTGCAGGGCGCCGCCTGATGCTGCCGAAGGGGACGATCCGGATCTCGGCCTCCCTCGCCCCGACCGCATCCCGCTGGCACCTGCGCGGCCAGATGCCGGAGCGGGGGCAGTACCGCTCCGACAACACCACCGTCGTCGACGCCTCCGCGATCGGCGCGGGCGGCTGGCTGATCCGCCGCTTCGACCGCGAGCCGCCGCTGCACGAGACGATCGGCCCCTTCGTCCATGCCGACATCGACTTCCGCCTGGGCGACACCCACGGCTTCGCCTTCGGCACCGCGGCCGAGGACGGGTCGCTCGACCCTGTGCGCTACGAGACGGTGCGCGACCGCCAGGGACAGAAATACGTTCACGGCGTGCGGTTCGAGGGGTGCCGGATCCGCGGCGGGATCGCGAAGCACGGTTCCGACGAAGGCGGGCGGATCGAGCGGAGCGGCCAGCGCCTGATCTTCCTGACCAAGTGCTTCGAGAGCACGATCGAAGACTGCACCCTGGTCGGCGGCGACGTCCAGGTCGAAACATGGGGCTGCGATGCGCCCGTGATCCGCAACGTCCGCTGCAACAACGGTCATCTGCCCTTCCTGCTGCGCCGGTCGGGCTGGTTCGGCGTGCAGCACCGGCTGGCCGACATCCAGGCGGAGAGCTTCACCTTCGGCGCAGTCGTCTCGGACGGGGTGCAGCTGGCGGCGACGCGGCTGCGCACCGAGGCGAACGTCCAGGGCCCGCCGCGCGGCGCCGGCCGCTTCGACCTGACGGCACAGGCAGGGATCACGGCGCGTGTCCGGGCGGACGACGACCGGGTGATCCTGTCCGGCGATGCCGGCGGCATCCTGTTTCCCGGCCTGTCGCTGATCGAACTGCACGGGCCGGAGGGGCAGCGTGACACCTGCCTGGTGACGGCGGTCGACGGTGCCGCGGTGCGGGTCTGGTCGCGCGGCTTCGTCTTCACCTGGTCGGCCGCGGCGGCACGCGTCGTGCGGATCCACGGCTATGCGCTGCTGCACGGCGGGGCGCACGATGCCCTGATCGATACCAGCCATCCCGATTCATTCCCAAACGTCCCGACTTTCGTCTACCGGCCGGACAACGGCGCCATGTTCCTGACCGGCATCGGCAAGGTTCCCGGCTCGAACGGCGATGTCCGGTCGCTGGTCCTGGGCAACGTCGAGCCCGATCCGACGTCGACGCGCAAGCGGATGGGCTTCGCGAACTGCGCCGATACGGTGGTGGCGCCGGGATGGCATCCCTTCGTCACGGTCGACGCGCCGTTTCCTGGCCCGGCCGAGACGGCAACGCCGCAGCCGGACGCTTGGCTGTACAGCCCGCGCACCTGGGCGGCCGGCGGCATCCCCTTCCGGCGGGTCGAAGACGAGACGGGGAGCCGGGCGGCCTGGCTGCTGCGCGCCGGCGCCCCGTTGGAGGTGCCCGTGCCGGGCGCGGCAGCGGCGGCGGCAGTTTTCGCGCGGTCAGCCAAGGACGGTGCGCGGTTGGTGGCGGGCGCGCACGGCGGCGAGACCCGGCACCCGCTGGATGCGGCGGCATGGACGCGGGTCGACCTCGGCCCGCTCGAAGCGGGCGACACGCTGCGGCTTTCGGCGGAGGGATCCCTGCTGGTCGCGGCGGTGCGGTTCCTACGCGCCCCCTGACCGCGGAACCTCAGTCGTTGGTGCCGGTGCGGCGCTCGGGCGGCGACAGGAAGTCGGCGCGCTCGCCCTCCAGGACGGCGACCCGCTCGTTCAGCGTCTCGACTCGCTTCAGCAGCGTTTCGATCGCGCAGGCGAGCGGATCCTCGACGCCCTCGCAGGGCATGCCGTAGGCCTCGAAGACGCTGCGGCGGCTGGCGCTGCCGTCGCGGCGCGAGGCGATCTGCGCCGGTATGCCGACCACGGTGACGCCGGGCGGCACCGCCTGCAGCACGACGGAATTGGCACCGACCCGCGCGCCCTTGCCGACCGTGAACGGTCCCAGGATCTGCGCGCCCGAGCCTACGATCACGCCGTCCTCCAGCGTCGGGTGGCGCTTGCCCTTCTCCAGCGAGGTGCCGCCGAGGGTCACGCCCTGATAGAGGGTGACGTCGTCGCCGACCTCGGCCGTCTCGCCGATCACCACGCCCATGCCGTGGTCGATGAAGAGACGCTTGCCGATACGCGCGCCCGGATGGATCTCGATGCCCGTGAAGACGCGGCCGAGATGCGAGATGAAGCGGCCGAGCAGGTGCCAGCCGCGCCGCCACGCCGCGTTGCCCATGCGGTGGAAGACGAGCGCATGGAAGCCGGGGTAGCAGAGGGCCACCTCCAGCCGCGAACGCAGTGCCGGATCGCGCTCGACATAGGAGTCGATTTCTGCGCGGAGATCCCTGAA harbors:
- a CDS encoding alkaline phosphatase D family protein yields the protein MGPLLHFRGCAGGAWRLSATLTSDHEPPPLLTGDGGRAAPARLTDEPGEAVWRYDFALAMGPEPREATYAIGERSWRVAVPAIGGELRVAFTACNGDETEEGAWTTGRNERWTHLHRRNERAPFHLLIQGGDQIYADGMWRRIPALARWKRLSRRWQAETPYGESLDRAVRADYRKIYTTVFGYAEVDAVTARVPSIMMWDDHEILDGWGSHPPERQESPVYRGVFAAAREAFALFQLGARPDALPDGFLRRDGRHFGSAWRIGDVGLIVPDLRSVRTQRRIMDDVAWADFRAGLDRLEGCRQLLIVSTVPTLNVDLSAIERVLMATPGYQSYQDDLRDQWQSRTHRKEWMRFLDALLDFGERNDATVLSLSGEIHIGCYGRARRGRAMLHQMTSSGIVHPPSPGPLVAFLNWWARKTKRLPNGAEMEIPPFFNGSRYLARRNWLELTLPPGGGTQAVWHAEGGGHHPLEIDAPAAR
- a CDS encoding haloalkane dehalogenase; its protein translation is MSEPSATDPHPRKRVAVGDTEMTYVDVGEGRNVVFLHGNPTSSFLWRNVIARVAGSARCLAPDLVGMGASGPSKRGYAFADHAHYLDAWFDALKLDGVVLVAHDWGGALGFDWARRHPERVAGVAYMETIVRPLTWDEWPENARAVFQGMRSPAGEAMVLEKNVFVERILPASILRKLAPEEMEAYRAPFREAGEVRRPTLTWPRQIPIEGEPPEVVETAEAYAAFMAQSPMPKLFVNAEPGSILTGAQRDFCRTWPNQREVTVAGSHFIQEDSPAEIGDAVAAFVAGLGR
- a CDS encoding DNA-3-methyladenine glycosylase 2 family protein, with amino-acid sequence MTASTASAHVNPARGDAVRLWREGLAALSAADPDMGRAAAEAGEPAFELREPGFPTLLRAIVAQQVSAASARAIWARLEAALHPVSAEGFLALDEEAVRGLGFSRPKLAYARGLAEAVASGACDLDALADLPDDAALAELVRLKGIGRWTAEVYLLFALGRPDVWPAQDLALAVAAQKIKNLPSRPTFAEMDALAEAWRPWRSVAAILLWHYYRKMP
- a CDS encoding tripartite tricarboxylate transporter permease, which codes for MFDLIIAGMGDAFEPMNLLLVFAGAVLGTVFGATPGVSATLSMALLVPLTFGMTPVHGLSFLGGVYCGAIYGGSISSILINVPGTPAAVATMLDGYELTKKGQAGKALGGAITASFFGGQIGVLVLLVAAPLVAAAALHIRSAEFFWIVVFAMSTVGAIGGGSVTKGLIAAVLGLILGAVGTHPFTGSLRFTFDLPALYEGFPVIVGIVGLFSISQVLYLCHGRGMDKQIDIPTIGSLWPGWAQIMKVKATYIRSAVIGTFVGLLPGAGADIASFIGRNEAQRFSKNPEEYGKGSYEGVVGAEAANNAVVGGSLVPALTLGIPGNAVSTALMGGLLIHGLLPGPRLFTEQAGIIYPFILSLFAANLFFALAAFGGLKYLAKVVLIPQGVLAASVAVLSFLGAYAYRNMMEDVWLMLFLGVVGYVLRRTGFPLAPIILGIILGPLAESNLERVMTIANARGMSAMQYFMSNTITVVFMVLTVAALIYSVVREIRHHRSGKTMLTEE
- the cysE gene encoding serine O-acetyltransferase, whose amino-acid sequence is MFRDLRAEIDSYVERDPALRSRLEVALCYPGFHALVFHRMGNAAWRRGWHLLGRFISHLGRVFTGIEIHPGARIGKRLFIDHGMGVVIGETAEVGDDVTLYQGVTLGGTSLEKGKRHPTLEDGVIVGSGAQILGPFTVGKGARVGANSVVLQAVPPGVTVVGIPAQIASRRDGSASRRSVFEAYGMPCEGVEDPLACAIETLLKRVETLNERVAVLEGERADFLSPPERRTGTND